GGAGCAACTTGCTCTAGTTTTTAATCGCGGCCACAGAAGTGCAAGAACTTGGTTTGCCAAAGAAGGCATTTGTTCCGACCTCAGGAGCACGTAAGGTCTCGATTTCGATCacatgcgatttttttttatgtactttCTTTTCGCGAACTCGAGCAGCAGCCCCCCGAGATCGCGATCGTGAGACGGCACCACGCAAAACTAGATCACTCACCCACGCAGCTAGTGGGGACTGGAGGAATAGTTCTTCGCCATTAGCCATCCTGAACTTGCGGTACTTTTCCACCTTTCAGGCTCAGATCGATGGCAAGTAAACGCCAATTTCGTCCCTTTTTGCTGAAACCGTACTGCCATCGTCCATGTTGGCTGAGGAACCGACAAGTAGCGCCAGTGAGCGGCGTCCGCAGAACCATAGTTTGTGGAGAGGAGGATCGCGCCGAAGTCGtacttctttattctatggtcgTACGGATTGTACGGCTACGGTAGCTACGTACTACGGAGGTGCAGAGTGGAGCGACGTTTTTTGAGTGGAGTTCGTAGTGCTAGCGAAAAAGAAATGAGCCGGAAAGAAATGACGCGTGCTCTGTGGTTGTCTTGGTTCTGTACCGTGTCATTCTTGCGCTGCCACTGTTAGGACAGTTGTGTATAGAATTCATGTGATTAAATGTTTCTTGTTATTTCATACTTGCCACGGGCGTTACCTGTCAGGTCAAAACGGTTATAACAAACGTGACGCCTGGTCAGTTCTAATCGCAGCTTTTAAATTCTGATTGCGGCCGCAGAAGCTCGCGTGTGCTGACGCTAACCGGTCCTTTCATTCGGTTGACCCGCTAATAAACCCGTTATGTATATGCAGCCTATCGTTCGCCTACGAGCAGCCGCAAGCCAATTTTTTTCCCCGTTGCATATAAAAATTGTGGAAGAACTCCGGCAATCATGAATACATGCGCCGAACATCATACATCTGTGGGTGCCCAAGTTATGTCGATGCGTGCAGCTGTAGAGGCTGCTGCAGCCCGCCGCGCCGTTGAGCGAGCGACCGCAGACAATGGAAGCCCACCTCCACCCTCGGGAGCTGAGGTTTCAAAAGCCACAACGCAAATAAAGATAAGTGCGCTGATAAGGTTCGTCCCGATCGCAGGACAAGAAACGAAAGCTGCGGCTTTCCGCACTGGTTGCGCGCTCCCAAGGACGCGCGCCTCCTTCTGCGGTAGTATACGTGTGTGAGAGGGAAAACTAGCCgtgtagcggcggcggcggcggccgacgACGATCGTCAGCTCCCGTACTGCTATAGTGGTGACCGACTCCCCGGCCGCAAAAGAGGTCGTTGACGCCACGCCGGGACTTCGCTGACCAGCCTGCTGAAGCGACTTGGAATGAGCCACTGAGTGATCAAGCAGTCATCATGAACCGATTCGCGCGCCTAGACGTGGCAAGCAGACGATTGCTGCGATGGCACGTTTTCAGGCTGCAGCGAATGAACTACACGGGGGGCTTCTCCAAAGATCGTACGTATAGAACACCTGCAACACTGTGTATATCCGCCACGCGCGTTTATGGACGCGTGCGCAACAGGTGTCACGTATGTACCGACATGATGGGCGAACCGCGCGGATTCGCGAAGCTCTGACTAGCGCTTCGAAATTAATGACCGATAGTGCGACCTTCCCGCCGGCGAGAAGCACGCGGCGCGCTTCGTTTGTGGGCGGCATTATATGTTGCGCCTCTTTCTGTACTACACCTGTCGTGACTGTAAGCACAGGTGAAAAACGTGTACGCGTAAAAAGCGTCTGTATTGTTGCTAATTAAGTTCACGGGTTCACAAGAGAATGAGCAAATTTATTATCACTTTTTGCAGAATGCTTCGAGTAGCGTGTACTTATAGCATTCTAGCTCCAAGttaacagacacacacacacacactactttCATACCCAACACATATTGCAGTCTCTTTTGCCAGTGCAATGCATTATTAATTTCTAATCTGAACTATCCTTTATAGCTCAAAGTTGTACCTGGGAAACACAAGTATATACATGTAATATGCATAACATGTTAATTAGCTTTCAATCTCACTATTTAAAACAATATATTTTTATCAAAGACCTGCTGCATGCATGGTGCAATATATAGCACGCTTATACTCCAAGCTTTGACAGTCTCACATTTTCAAGGACATTGCACTTGTATAACCCATTATATGGCAATTAACTTAGTTCAGTTACGCACATTCATGGTTTAAAGCAAATGTCACCATACTCTCTAGCTTGCTACAAAGCTTAAAAGTGCTAAGCAGCTGTCATTGCTCACTTCAGCCTCGTTATGTACTCCATCTAACTTTCCAGTTGTAGATACAGCTGCTAAAGAGGATCAGAGGATCTATGCACTCATCAATGCATACAGAAGGCATGGCCATAAAATTGCAAGCATCAACCCCATTGACACAAGACCTTCAACACAGTAAGAGCACCTAGCTTTAGCATTTGAAATGTGTTTATGCTAACTGCGTACATTATGTCTGGCCTAGGTATGTCAAGGATCTCGAACTGCAAACACACAACCTCACTCCTACAGAAACTGTATCTGGACAAAAAGTTGAGAGTATTGTGGAAAACATGAGAGCAGCTTACTGTGGTCCACTTGGCATGGAGTTCATGCACATGGTATGTGGATATTTAACTATACACTGTTGCAAGTGAAACAAGCTATGAATATATGTTCATTCGTTAACCATTATCCCTTGCTTAGGAAGAAGAGAGAAGAACATGGCTTGCAGATCGCTATGAGAGTCTCATTAGTCAAGGAAGACCACCTATTGAAAGGCGCAAAAAAATGGCAGAGATCTTGCTGAAGTCACAGGTAATGTGCCATTGATGttatttccttttgtttcatgTCATTGAGTGACCTTAAAGACACTCTAGAAAGGAGGTATTCCATAAGGGGCATGATATGCAGAGAATAGATATACACAGATATTTCCGTAATGCAGTACATTGAAATTTCTTTTCAACCTTTCAGGTCTTCGATAATTTCTTGGCAGCAAAGTTTTCGACTGTGAAAAGGTACGGTGGAGAAGGTGCCGAAAGCATGATGACTTTCTTCTACGAACTGTTTTGCCAAGCACCAAAAAGTGAGCACCACTTAATTAGTTCAATCTTGCAATTAATCTTGTTGAGAAAGGTTACAGCATGGGCATACATTGTGGCGTTTAACATTCGCAGCTGGAGTAACAGACATCGTTGTGGGCATGCCTCACAGGGGTCGGCTTAACTTACTCACAGGACTCCTGCACTTCCCACCAGTCCAAGTGTTTCAGAAGGTATGAAGTGTCCAGATGCGAAAAGCTATTCCTCATTCCATTTGCCATCGCTCAATACATTTAGTTAAAGCACAAACCCCATGCAAATCTTGCATGCAACTGCGACAAACGCTGTGATGGAGATGGCCGTCGCCTACAAGTCCTACCCTATGCGGGTGATGACTTGGAGTGACGTCTTCCCGGTGTTGCCAATATGAGGGTAGCAAATTCACGCCGAAAATGCCATGATgcatgctttattaatttaagttgatgtgttttactgtaaagagCGGCGTAAAAAATTTctggtcttgcagtaggttcttatcctcgCACATATCAAAATTTAGTTGTTTGCTCATTCCGTGCGACAATCAGTAATACTTGGCTGATGTACACCTAGTTCCAGCTTCGCGCTaatggctagtcgctcatagcacttccacGGGACGAACAATGAATTCCAGATTTCCAGAACTGAGCAATCGAGAGACAAAAATGAGCTATCTGTTCACGCAACGGTCTGTTTTGCCGCTCAAAGCCATTGCAaatcgctgtcgcgcacaaaatcggtCTCATGGGGTTTGGGCTTAACAGCAGTGAACAAAAGGAATGTTTCCATGCAGCAATACTGTTATGAAATAACATAACATCCTGTTATGCAAAATCAAGGAAAGCTTCATCACAATCTAACAGTACCATCACAGAGTCATTAATGGTGGTTTCTTTTACTCGTAAACTCCTGTATATGTTTGCTGAATTTATCACTGCAACTTTGTTGTGAATAGGGCATGGCTATAGGCCTTGGAAGAAGAAGATATCAGACATGagatcaaaaaagaaaacaataataaaTTATTGCATTGAAGGCATCTGCATTCATTTCTTACACTGCATTTAGATAGCAAGCTTCTTACTATTCCTTTTGAACAGCTATTGAGACTGACATATGAATTATATTCCATGTTACTTGGAAAACCCCTCTCCATGCTTGCCTTTCAGTGGTGCAGGCATAGAGGTGGCAGAGTAAGGAGATGTCACTCCAAACCCTTCAGAAATACCTCAGGCTGCTACATTGATCCATATACATTGATTGGAtgcaggcagtctgctggaaaaGTGCTCCCAAAATTTTCCTATGCTACTGTTGTCtttgctctcccccccccccccttcttttttcttcttttatcacATTTAAAAAGAATTCGAATGTAGCATAGGTTGATGTTTATCTCATATTTAGTGCATAGCTTAAGTGATATGCAGACATAATACAGGAGAAGGCCAGGAAAAGCTGTGTACATGCAGATTTAATTTTCTGTCGgtttataaaatatttacaactGTTTTTCAGAGAAACAGGTCTCTGTACATGTGATCGTTTAAATGTAGTGCTATTTGCATGCCATACTTCTCCTTAACTCCTCTCCCCGCACCTTTCTATGTTTTCACAGATGAAAGGCATGCCTGAAGTTCCTGCTGGCATCAAGGGTTCTGGAGACGTACTTTCGCACCTGAGTAAGGCGTCAAAATTGAAGGTGTGAGTCTTTGATTTGCAGCAGCAATGTTTTCCATTCATTGCAGGCACATCTGTGGATTTGCAAGGTTACCCTGGTCCCGTCCATGCGACTTTGCTGCCAAACCCATCACATTTGGAGGTAATCTGAATAGTTATCGGGGCTTATGCTAGCATGTATTATGTGTCTCTGCGGTGCTATTCAAGTACTGTGAACATTTGCACTCATAAAGATATTTGtctctttttgctttttctttagcATTGTTGTTCTTTGGGATGAAGTGCACTGTAGCTTTATGGAGCAGCACTATTGTTGCCACAAAGGCTGTGATAATGAGTAGGAAGACAGCTGCATTATGAAATTTCTGTAGTTTGTGCCGGTTAGTAACTGCTAGCATCCACTGCATTGCTGCATTTTCATCTCTCTCACATCAGAGCTtgaaagttaggaaattggtaaACACAGGTCATTGAGGAAATGGACAGTCTTAGCCGCATGACTTCATTTTTCGTTTGTTGTCTTGCTATGCTTTTATAGTCTGAAGAGGAGTGGCATCCTCCTGTGCTTCACGCCACATGAAAACACTACCGTAATTTCACAACAAACCTACCAAGTATtgtacctgccaactctcccgaatttTCCATCAACTTTGCAAATTTGGGCTCATATTTGCGAATGTTGCACAAAgctttaagaaaaataaattatgttcACGAAACCGTTGGTTTATCGGTCCCCAAACTTTCCATTGAAAGTGTTCAGGTGGTGAAAGAATGTCAAAGGGGcacttgctttgagcaagttcATGCAGAAAAGTTCCTGAATCATGCAAAATCATTAACAGCAAGGTTACTAACACTGTTACCTAAGAACAAGGTGTTCCTTGTCAGGCTTTGTTGATCCATCTTTGCTGCTGCTTGAGTGTTGCATGTAAAAGTAAATTATCGTTAATAAAGCGTGTATGTGCCCTGCAAAAGGTGAATGCTCAAGGCAAGCTTTAAGGAAGAAGGCTAGCTGTTCATCTCCTCACCAATTTTCCCTGCCAGCCTTGCATTCCACGGGCTATTTATCAATTTTAATGTTCATAGACTGGCAGGTATGCAGTATGACAAGCACTTTTAGCCGTACCAGCAAGAAAATGCATCCAGCCTTTTGCACCAAAGATTTGCCAGAAAACTTAATCTGAACATGCCTACCATCTTATGCCTATTATTCACTTCATTTCCTCCAAACACCATGCGCATGTGCGAGCACAAATCGCTGCCTCGTTTTTCTCGCTGTGGATCAGGGTGTGAGTCCCGTGGCAGTGGGAAAAGCACGAGCCCGCCTGCAAAGTTTGGATCCCGCGAAGTACGCCAAGGCTGCCTGGGGTGGCCACTTTCCAGCGCTGGCCGTCCAGATCCATGGCGATGCTTCCTTTGCCGCCCAGGGCGTCATTATGGAAACTGTGGCCATGTCACGGCTGCCAGAGTTTACCGTGGGAGGCTCCGTCCATTTAGTGGTCAACAACCAGATTGGATTTACCACACCAGCCTCCTATGGCAGGTGACTAGTTTCCTACCTTGTGAGGTGCTGTGGCAATTGCTCTGGCTTATTTTTTCTCAGTGTAAGCCACAAACGCAGATAAATGTTAGGAAATAGAGCGAGTGAAACAGCAGTAGAACATTATTGCTTTCATAATATTCATTATCGCTAGCAGACATTTATTTgtttgattatttatttatttatttatttatttatttatttatttatttatttatagaggTACTGTGGACCATGAAGTCCAAGCAGGGAAGGTGTTACAAAATACATGAATTGAACAAAACACTGTGTAAATAAGAATAGATAGTTTTGTATGTTACAGGTCACGGAGCTATGCTTCAGTCAGTTGGTTCCAATCTGCTATCATttacgagaagaaagaaagatctGTTTTGGTGAGAATTGGTGCAAGCGAATGAGGGTACAGTGGTGTCTAGTGTGCCTAGTTGTCACAGGTGATAAATATAGCAAACAATCTAGGGTAGCAAACAATCTAGGGCTGGCAAAAATCTAATGTGTAATCTAAGGTGTTATGTAATATCATGTGAATCCGATGTGTATTGAGCAATCTAAGTGATGAATGTAATGTGGCCTAGTGGAGAACAGCGCAGGGGACTGATAACCATATAAACGGTGCCGCTAGCCAAGTGTGCGTTGCAGCCGACCAACCCGGTGGTCGATCCTACTCCAGGAAGAACACTAATAGATCGCAGGGACAGCTCAGCTGCCCACAATGCTTCAGAGCAGTTAAGAGACCCACATACAGCCCAAACTCTTTTCCCCCACTGTCATTGTCAAAAATAGTCGGAACGTGCTTGCATCTTGGCTAGTGCGTCGCATCGGAAGTGCATTTGGAACACATGCATATGCACACTTGGATGAGCAAGCTTGTAGTTTTTGGGATTATCATATTCTGAATTGGAATGCGGAGCCGCTGTTTTATAGTAGCGGTGCCTTTTTCTATGCACTTTTTCACTTTTTTGAGTGGCCAGAGAGACGCTCTGCCTGGGTTGGCAAGTGTTGCACACAACCATTCATGAATGCGAGTTGTGTGAAAAGGTATTAGCCTagaataaggcatcgctacaaaatagcagCCCAGATTTCCTCGCGTTCTGCTATGTGCCCTGAAAacgactgtttctttttttttcttttatgacaGGTCATCAGCTTATGTCAGTGATATCATGAAGATGATTGATGCTCCAGTTATACATGTAAATGGCGATGATCCAGAGGTATGCACAACTTTTCCAGCAGTCTCAGAAACAAAAAGTTTAACAGTGCCAGACATATAGTCATTGTTTAACAAAAGTACAGAGCTATTTATGCAGGCTTTTGTTGCATATGTGTTCAGGATATATTTTTGACACGAGGTGTGATGCCATTTACAGTGCTTCACATCAAAATTCCTGTTGCCGTCTTCGAAACTGCAGGTTCAGATCCCATGGGTGGTGCATTGTTGTTTCTTCGACTTTCTGTCCATTTTTCTGTGAGATAATTATGAAcatgatcatcaccatcatatGAGCATCTCTTTTGAACTGGGCTGGTGTCACTGGCCACAAagcttttctcgtttttttttttcttctttttaaaccTTTCTGGCATTTCCTACCATTTAAATAACTAGACTTAAACCCTATACAAATAAAGTTGCTTCAAATCACCTATACTTTGCCTGGCTGTTGACTGCCAGCTCTTTTGTTAGTTACTTCTCTTCCCTGCCCTTTTTGCAAATAACCATGCTGATTGAGTGAGCTCTAAATTTCCTAGCACTGCTGCCTCAACAACACCATAATAAATCTTTCCTATTGCAGGCTGTGGCCTTAGCAACCCAGCTGGCCATGGAGTTTCGACAGAGGTTTAATGATGACGTTCTTCTGGACATGCTATGCTTTCGACGTTGGGGGCACAACGAGATGGATGACCCCACGTTCACCAACCCACTCATGTATGATGCAATTCATGCCAGGGACAGCATCCCGAACGACTATGCGAAGAAACTGCAGGTGAGCCATGTTTTGTTTGGACAAGCACACAGGAAAAAACAGCTCTCTCATGAGTACGTGTTTTTGTGTGCCTGTTCTTTCTTTGCCCTGTGCACAGAACCATTTCATCAAGAGAAGGAACCTCTGATTAGGAGCACCGTGAGAGTCTAATTTTATATAGAGCATACAAGAGCACATAGAGAAAGACACGGATTAGGGAGAATTGGAAAGCTAGGCCTAGTTGTGTGATCTTTAACTTGGAGATGCTAAGATTTTATTGTTACCATTGGAATGTGTTGGCATCAGGAAGTTTTCGTTTCAGCCACTTGATGTGATGCTAGCACGCGACGCATTCCGAGTCACTCGAGGCATGCTGTCAATGACCGGAAAGCAGTTCCTATACACATATTTTCCTTGCTATGTGGTTAAGACTATTCATGCAGGCCTCACGCAGACTAAATAGGCAAAATTAACTTGTGGACAGCCAACACGTATCGTTGTCACAAGTGCCTGGCAATTGGGACTTGGCGTTTCCCTACACACCGACCTAACCACACGAAGCCAACAGATCTTGAAGCCaaagcataggagaaattacgtGTGGAttttcattgaaatgtagaattgATAACGTAAAGGAAAATAAGTCtacgaaaaaaacaacttgctgccaGTAGGAGCCAAACCTGCATCTCCCATATTTCATGTGCTATAgtctctaccaactgagctatgtTGAGAGGCGTTTtcacatccactttcttgggtgtttgtgCATGTGTACAAGGTCCGATTGTGGGAGCGTTACCCAGTGCAACTCAGCCAGGGCCACTATCAGCTGAAGTAAAACATCTCTTTAAGCATAGAAATCATTTTTATATTATAATTTCCACATTTCaattaactctttccttaccatgAGAAAATTGGCCATAATGATTTATTAAAATAATATTATCATGGCTACAATGTCAGGCTATATATCAATCAAAAGCTAAATAATTGTACTTTCTAAATATTTTAATATTAAACACAAATGTTAGGGCATAATATGTAATATTATTTGTGAAAAATATAATTTAttgacaaataaataaaacatttgcatTGTTGTGTTGGTAACATAAAAAGAAGAAGCGAGGGAATAAACCTGAACCATAAAAAGTATTTTCACATCAATTGCCTATAACACGTGAAAAGTCATAAGGAATatgagttacaaaaaaaaaattttttccacCTAGTGGAAGCTGCCGAGTGGATCTAAGGGTCTCCTCCGTCGTTCGAACTAAAATCTGATGAACTCCATTCGTCCTCAGAGTCACTGCTGCTAGGTACATCAAAAAAATCACTTGAGGATTCAACAGAACCGCGAGAACAGCTTCGTTCGCGCAAAGGTCCGGCGACCGAAATGTTTGCCATCTTCACAATCAAATGATGTGAACCATTCTCTTTGTACCACCATTAAAACTCGTCGCCGCTTGGGAAGAAGACGTACTACTCAGGAAACAAAGATTTAGTTCTTAGACAATAAACTAGGTGGAAAAGCAAGTCCATAGGAGGGCCACTAAGGGGCCCTGacccactttttatcgaagtgaagaaaggcatttgaagtgaaaatagactatttcagaaacactttgccgcaaaaagtacttcaatgcattcagcaggagcggagttattggcagtgAAACACGGCCTCCTCTCTGTTCTCGTTCctttttcaatgccttgcactgcgaaggctatggcgcAGTGGGGTGTGCTCACAACGCTCTGCCTTCTAAAtttcaccgtggcgcgcagttcaaatttcaatTTGGACGTTAACGTAGACACCACGACTTCCGTCTTTGGTGCCTACAATACACTGAACATAAGCTAAATgtggttgtcctcagcaagccaCAGTGCGCTTAACCAGTgaactcgtggcggcaccccgcggtggCAGCAGAATCtgcgccatgtagccgaccgcagcgtgatgtcagctattggccaatagcagctgttTAAGGGAATGACAAAATAATGCGTCCGATGGCAAAATAGTGTGTCtggaagagagtgaggacagggccatctgttgaaaagagagcatttgagagaaaagtgACTTCGCAATCTGCTTGTGAGATCCTTGCACCGCATATGACAGCGAAACTtgactgagatgttcacagcagcgtgtgctatccgcggactatgttatttcaccaagacTGAGGTGTGGTTCAGTGCCCCCTTTAAATTTTTGCACAGCGCATATGGGACATATATGACCCACGCTCAATGGGCATGCTAAGGAAGGAGTTAAAGCCACAGTTGATTTCCCCTTGGCTTAATTGTCTGTTGCTTTCGTAAGATTGCATCTAAGAAAAATAATGGAGCCTGTTGGTTCCCCTGCTACTCATGGTGCTGATCAGTGCTTTGTAATACACGTGGTTAAAGTAAAAGAGCCCAGCTCAGTAAAATTCAAGCTTCTTTTACATAGCAAAGTGACATATCCTTCACAGATGTAGTATGCTAATCTGAGCAACTGCTACATCAAAGGCAGGAAAGTTGTTTAAGGGAGTTCTGCAGACACTTCATCGGAAGCGCCAGGAGTCTGTTTGCTGGCTGTTATTAGTGATGGTTCATGGTTGACACCGCCTGCCCGCTCTCAACAACGGCCCAGTCATGTGGTGACTTCGGGGTTCCATACAGTCTGCATTGCTGGCTGCTCTTCAATTTACATTTAACACTGACCACATCATCACCATGCCGTCAGCTTTTGCCACTGCATCCACACAAACTCATAGCTGACCTCTAACGTGGAGCCTATGAAATGTGATGTGAGGAACAAAAATTACAGATTGCTGGCTAAAAGAAATGCACAAAGGTGGAGTTGCGTATTTGAGTTAGGTATACGCAAGGCAACTTTCATTCTATGATCATTGATGATAATGTTTCAAAGCACCGATTCAAGACTCTGAAGCAGGTTGCATTGCTGGCTCATAAACCAACAAATggcgcttgctgcctgtcattcagtgttggccgaagaCATGTAGCAAGAAACCTCTTACTCAATACTGAAACTcagcaaaaaaaaacttttttttctggtattttGCCTGTAGGAAACACTCGTCGATCAAGGGCTAATATATTCGCTGTAGGAAGTATCAACATTTCCCGCACCTTGAAGCTGGCTAGTGCTTAGCTACATGTATTCACTTGTTGCTAATCGAAAGCAGCACCCTTGAAGTCAGTACCATGCATGCTTCTGCTGGTGCAGGAAGAGGGGAGCCTCGATGCCACTGAGAAGCAGCAAATTGTGACCGACCACATGGCGTTCCTGGGTGAACACTTCAAGCTGATTGAAAGTCACACTCCACCGGTACGTCCACCGCCGATCGCTGGGTAGAGCGATTCACTTCATTGGCGAGTTTGTAGAACATTCCTTACCTTATATTTTACCTATTTCATGTATCCAAGTGTTACGTTGAATGATACGTACCATAAAATTCTGTCTTGCTGCATCATTTGAGCAAGAAAAGAGCAGTGCTAAGAGCAAAATCTTTTTTGATGGCACACATCTATGTTTTTGAAGTATGTCCTTAACCAGCTTAATGGCACATGTGTGTAAACCACCTCTTATGTTTAGTTCAGCAGGTTTCAAGGCAGGTGGAGTGGCATCTCCCAGGCTCCTTCAGCTGTCACCTATTGGGACACGGGTGTAGACCCAAATGTGCTAAAGTATGTGGGTGCAAGGTCGGTGCAAGTGCCTCCTGAAGCAGTAAGTTTTAATACCATGAGCGAACGTCCTTAGTCACCACCTTCTTTCACAATTTCTTATGAAtgccttgctttatttcttccAGACAGTTCATCCTCACCTTGTCAAAGTTTTCGTCAATGAACGGCTTCGTAAAATTGAAGAAGGCAGAGGCCTTGAATGGGCCACTGCAGAAGCACTCGCTCTGGGTTCCTTGCTTTATCAGGGTGGGTTGCTGAATGTTCTAAGAATGTTTCAGGCCTCCTCGCCAGATTCCAGCATTGCAAACAAAAAAGCTCAGGGTGTAGGTCGCATAGCCATGATCGTGTCTGAAAATTACTTTGCACTAATGTTACACACAAAAACAGCTAAAAATTTGAACGTTCTTGTGCCCTTCTTTCGAGAGCAGCCAATCTCCTCGCCTGCAGAGATGACAGTTCTTGCCTTCACATTGGGAGTCCTACTACAGTACACGAATTGTTAGCAGCAACAAAAACTAGCTCGGGACTTTCGTAAAATGTCAAATGTGCAAAACTTTGCCTGAAATGCACCGCGTGGCAAGGAAAAGAGAGCGGGTAATGAAATTAATGCTGGGGTTGTGTTGTAAACATCACATGGGCTCTCAGCTCCAatatgggagaaggcagggaaacgATGTTCACTTGCAGGCACTGGTTAAGACAGTGAGAGCAAGCCCATACTGCGTAGAGTGCAGCTTGGATCCCCATGCCATTGCCTAGTAACATTTTATTTGCTTCTGTCCCCACTATTACTTAAGCCCTTCTTTAAAGCTGTCGCAGCAGAACATTTTCCACGGATAGCGCTTTACAGCTTTCTGCATACTATGACA
The sequence above is a segment of the Dermacentor variabilis isolate Ectoservices chromosome 7, ASM5094787v1, whole genome shotgun sequence genome. Coding sequences within it:
- the LOC142588177 gene encoding 2-oxoadipate dehydrogenase complex component E1, producing MNRFARLDVASRRLLRWHVFRLQRMNYTGGFSKDLVDTAAKEDQRIYALINAYRRHGHKIASINPIDTRPSTQYVKDLELQTHNLTPTETVSGQKVESIVENMRAAYCGPLGMEFMHMEEERRTWLADRYESLISQGRPPIERRKKMAEILLKSQVFDNFLAAKFSTVKRYGGEGAESMMTFFYELFCQAPKTGVTDIVVGMPHRGRLNLLTGLLHFPPVQVFQKMKGMPEVPAGIKGSGDVLSHLSTSVDLQGYPGPVHATLLPNPSHLEGVSPVAVGKARARLQSLDPAKYAKAAWGGHFPALAVQIHGDASFAAQGVIMETVAMSRLPEFTVGGSVHLVVNNQIGFTTPASYGRSSAYVSDIMKMIDAPVIHVNGDDPEAVALATQLAMEFRQRFNDDVLLDMLCFRRWGHNEMDDPTFTNPLMYDAIHARDSIPNDYAKKLQEEGSLDATEKQQIVTDHMAFLGEHFKLIESHTPPFSRFQGRWSGISQAPSAVTYWDTGVDPNVLKYVGARSVQVPPEATVHPHLVKVFVNERLRKIEEGRGLEWATAEALALGSLLYQGFNVRICGQDVGRGTFSQRHAILVDRTNEQRLVPLNNLNLPPERGPQGHYEVVNSPLSEEAVLSFEYGFSLETPKTLVIWEAQFGDFHNSAQVVIDTFVTSGEAKWFLQSGMVVLLPHGFDGAGPEHSSCRIERFLQMTDSKEDAVDGDDINFGFVNPTTPAQYFHLLRRQMVRNFRKPLVVASPKILLRHPEATSSLEDMAPGKTFRPVLSDPEPRLNASRVLLCSGKHYYALAKHRAELGRDNDIAIIRLEALCPFPAKELAEELSKYTQAKEFIWCQEEHRNMGPWFFVQPRFQNLLGRQIKYAGRTNLGVPAVGVGQVHQKECQEILQRAFAS